A single region of the Epinephelus moara isolate mb chromosome 14, YSFRI_EMoa_1.0, whole genome shotgun sequence genome encodes:
- the LOC126401278 gene encoding reticulon-4-like, giving the protein MKKPQGQILRLRKKLASRSGDPGGKKVPAFYTFLSWLAPHVKHRETESNYDAQEGTPSLQTFPASSMEPLSPSSDDPPPSSCSQQPTVSTQPSLLPSVCTQPSLLPSVSTQPSLLPSMSTQPSLLPSVSTQPSPLPSTSTPSPLLSPLSSPVSPMGQNRKRRDQDELFMKQLAEFHDKRLELHQRLAQDTRDECSRFGETVADFLRRVPDEKRPDATFTVLQLLHDSVKQQ; this is encoded by the exons ATGAAAAAACCTCAGGGACAAATACTTCGCCTGAGGAAAAAGTTGGCCTCACGAAGCGGGgatccaggtggaaaaaaagtcCCCGCTTTCTACACCTTTCTGTCCTGGTTGGCTCCACACGTGAAGCATCGAGAGACAGAGTCAAATTATGATGCACAG GAAGGAACCCCCTCTCTCCAAACATTTCCAGCATCCAGCATGGAGCCATTGTCACCCTCCTCAGATGACCCTCCGCCGTCATCCTGCTCACAGCAACCCACAGTGTCCACTCAGCCATCCCTGCTGCCCTCGGTGTGCACTCAGCCATCCCTGCTGCCCTCGGTGTCCACTCAGCCATCCCTGCTGCCCTCAATGTCCACTCAGCCGTCCCTGCTGCCCTCGGTGTCCACTCAGCCGTCCCCGCTGCCCTCGACATCCACGCCGTCCCCGCTGCTGTCCCCGCTGTCCTCTCCTGTGTCACCGATGGGACAGAATAGGAAGCGCAGGGACCAGGACGAGCTGTTCATGAAGCAGCTGGCTGAGTTTCATGACAAGCGGTTGGAACTGCACCAGAGGTTGGCACAGGACACCAGGGATGAGTGCTCCAGGTTTGGTGAGACTGTGGCTGATTTTCTCAGGAGGGTGCCTGATGAGAAGCGGCCTGACGCCACGTTTACAGTTCTTCAGCTACTGCATGACAGCGTGAAGCAGCAGTGA
- the LOC126401280 gene encoding T-cell-specific guanine nucleotide triphosphate-binding protein 2-like: protein MDNPFDYASIADFKEELLTNGPVSAAAKIHDYLDQQDNIPLNIGITGESGSGKSTFVNAFRGIDNRDEGAAPTGCVETTLEATPYPHPNYPNVTLWDLPGIGTPNFSASEYLQSVEFEMFDFFIIISADRFRENDVKLVQEIQRMQKKFYFVRSKIDHNLRDEEDSQRDFTTQKGLLNKSGTTAFKVFKNKVSSLIKSSIC from the exons ATGGATAATCCATTTGATTATGCATCAATAGCAGACTTTAAAGAGGAGCTGCTAACCAATGGACCTGTCTCAGCAGCTGCAAAGATCCACGATTATTTGGATCAGCAGGATAATATTCCACTAAATATTGGCATCACAGGAGAGTCTGGCTCTGGTAAATCCACCTTTGTTAATGCCTTCAGAGGCATAGACAACAGGGATGAGGGAGCCGCCCCTACTGGTTGTGTAGAAACCACCTTAGAGGCTACACCATACCCCCATCCCAACTATCCCAATGTCACACTATGGGATCTTCCTGGTATTGGCACTCCCAACTTTTCAGCTAGCGAATACCTGCAGAGTGTTGAATTTGAAATGTTTgacttcttcatcatcatctcagcTGATCGCTTCAGAGAAAATGATGTGAAGCTAGTTCAGGAGATTCAGAGGATGCAGAAAAAGTTCTACTTTGTTCGTTCAAAGATTGACCATAACTTACGTGATGAGGAAGACAGCCAGAGGGACTTCACAACGCAGAAAGGACTCTTAAACAAATCAGGGACAACTGCATTCAAG GTTTTCAAAAACAAGGTGTCAAGTCTTATCAAGTCTTCCATCTGTTAG
- the LOC126401281 gene encoding LOW QUALITY PROTEIN: T-cell-specific guanine nucleotide triphosphate-binding protein 2-like (The sequence of the model RefSeq protein was modified relative to this genomic sequence to represent the inferred CDS: substituted 1 base at 1 genomic stop codon), translating to MDNSFDYEPIEEIKEELLTNGPASAAAKIQEYLDQQDNIPLNIGITGESGSGKSTFVNAFRGIDNRDEXAAPTGCIETTLEATPYPHPNYPNVTLWDLPGIGTPNFPASEYLEHVEFEKFDFFIIVSADRFKENDVKLAKEIQRMKKKFYFIRSKIDHNLRDEEDSQRDFNAERTLKQIRDNCIQGKSEVRGEQMLKI from the coding sequence ATGGATAATTCATTTGATTACGAACCAATAGAAGAAATTAAAGAGGAGCTGCTAACCAATGGACCTGCCTCAGCAGCTGCAAAGATCCAGGAGTATTTGGATCAGCAGGATAATATTCCACTAAATATTGGCATTACAGGAGAGTCTGGCTCTGGTAAATCCACCTTTGTTAATGCCTTCAGAGGCATAGACAACAGGGATGAGTGAGCCGCCCCTACCGGTTGTATAGAAACCACATTAGAGGCTACACCATACCCCCATCCCAACTATCCCAATGTCACACTGTGGGATCTTCCTGGTATTGGCACTCCCAACTTTCCAGCTAGCGAATACCTGGAGCATGTTGAATTTGAAAAGTTTGACTTCTTCATCATCGTCTCAGCTGATCGCTTCAAAGAAAATGATGTGAAGCTCGCTAAGGAGATTCAGAGGATGAAGAAAAAGTTCTACTTTATACGTTCAAAGATTGACCATAACTTACGTGATGAAGAAGACAGTCAGAGGGACTTCAACGCAGAAAGGACTCTTAAACAAATCAGGGACAACTGCATTCAAGGTAAGTCTGAGGTTAGAGGAGAACAAATGCTTAAAATTTAA